Within the Hypericibacter adhaerens genome, the region CTTCCGGCGGCGCGCTCATGCCCAAGGGTGCCGTCGAGCTCAACAGCGATTACGTCACCTTCGGCATCCCGGGCTTCGGGCGCGGCTATGGCGGCCCCTGGCCGCCGGACCGCCAGCATCGCTACGTCTTCACTCTCTATGCCCTCAAGACCGAGCGTCTGGCCATAGCGCCGGACGCCGATCTCACCGCCTTCGCCGCGGCCGTCATGCCGGTGGCGATCGACATGGCTTCCTTCGTCGCGCTCTACGGGCCGGCGAAGAAGCCGCTCCCCCACTAAGAAACGGCCAATGTCTTCGCGATCTGACAGGAGGACCGCATGAGTAGATCCGGCAGCAGTAGGAAGAGCTTCGACTTGGAATGGATCGAGCGCTGGGCGCGCTGCGTGAACGACGACCGGATCCTCCCGGTGATCGGCCGCTTCTTCACCAGCCGATTCGTTCTCGGCGTCGACGAGACCGAGTATCTGATCGAGGTGCGCGGCGGCAAGATCCAGCGTATCGCCGAAGGGTTGACGCCCAACGATCTCGGTTACGATTTCGGCCTCAAGGCGCCGAGCAGCGCCTGGATGAAGTTCTCGCAGCGCATCCCTCCACCCATGTTCAACGACATCTGGGCCATGGCGCATCCGCTGCACCGCCAGCTCATCATCGAGGGCAACACCCTTCCCTTCTGGCAGAATCTGCGGGCGCTGACGCGCATGCTCTCGCTGATGAGACAAGTCTGAGCGCGGCAGGAGAGACGCCAATGAACACCCATGATCCGATCGTCGGGCGCTATGTCTATGTCCAGTGCGAGGGCAAGACCTACCGGACCTATTACGAAGAGCATGGCGAGGGCATCCCGCTGGTCTGCTTGCACACCGCCGGCACCGACGGGCGCCAGTACCGCCACCAGCTCTGCGATCCCGACATCGCCCAGAATTTCCGCGTGATCGCCTTCGACCTGCCCTGGCACGGCAAGTCGATTCCGCCCTCGGACTTCTACCTGATGGAGGACGAGTACAAGCTGACCACGCGCTTCTATTGCGAGTTCATCGTCGCCTTCTGCCGGGCGCTCGATCTGACCAAGCCGGTCGTCATGGGCCAGTCCATGGGCGGCAATGTCTGCCTGGCGCTGGCGCTCAAATACGAGAACGAGTTCTCGGCTCTGATCGCGCTCGAGGCTTGCGACTATTCGCCGGGCTGGTGGATCGATCCGCTGCACCATCCGCATATCCATGGCGGCGAGGTGGTGGCGACCTCGGTCTTCGGCCTGATGTCGCCGGAATCGCCGGACGAATACCGCTGGGAGACCTGGTGGTACTACGCCCAGGGCGGCCCCGGCATCTTCAAGGGCGACCTCTATTTCTACAGCGTCGATTCCGACTTCCGCGACCAGTGCCAGAAGATCTCCGGCAAGCTGCCGATCTTCTTCCTGACCGGCGAGTACGACTTCGCCTGCACGCCCGAGATGACGGAGCGTACCGCCGAGAAGGTGCGCAACTCCGAATGCATCATCTTCGGCGGCGGCCACTTCCCGACCTCCGAGGATCCGGCGAAGTTCAAGGAAGTCATCACGCCGGTGCTCAAGAAGATCCTGGGCCTGGATCCGGAGCGGCGCGGGCAGGGCGGTGCGCGTGCCGGCGTGACGGATCTGCGCTCGGGCGGCCGCAGCGAGCGGCCGGCCGGGCGGCGCGTGATCGATCTCTGAGTGGGAGCCGGGCGGGCGCAAGCCCGCCCACCCGTCGGCGGGAGGCCGGAGCAGCCAGAGCAGAGCGATGTCGGAGAGGGGTTCGCAAAACACCTATCTGCTGGTGCCGATCCTGCTGATCGCCGTGCTGCTCAGCATCGCGGTGATCCGGGGCCCCAGCCTCGTCTCGCTGGCGGGCTTCGGCAGCGCGATCATCGTGGCCGCGCCGCTGGTGATGGCGACCTATGCCCTCATGGCCGTGGCGGTGGCCGGCAGGGGGACCGTCGATCTGGCCGTCGGCCCTCTCCTCGCCTTCATCAACGTGTCGATCGTCAAGCTCAGCGACATCGGCGTCGTCACCTCGCCGCTCGGCGTCTTCCTGCTGGCGCTCGGGATCGGCGTGCTCTACCAGGTGCTGTTCGCGCTGGTGATCATCTATGTCCGGGTGCAGCCGATCATCGTGGCGCTGAGCGGTTTCCTGGCGCTCTCGGGCATCAATCGCGTGATCTTGCCGCGGCCCGGCGGCGTGGCGCCCGACTGGATGGGCTCCTGGGGCCTCGGCAACACGATCTTCTCGCCGATCCTCCTGATCGTGCTGCTGGCGACCGGCGGCTGGCTGCTGTTCCAGCTCACCCCGTTCTATCGCAACCTGCGCATGATGGGGTACGACGAGCGGGCGGCCTATGCCAGCGGCACCCGGACCAACATCACCCGCATCGGCGCCCATGTGATCTCCGGCATCTTCGTCGGGCTGGGCGCCATCTGCTACACGGCGCTGATCTCCTCGGGCGATCCGACCCAGGGCACCACCATGACGCTGACCTCGGTCACGGCGCTGGTGCTGGGCGGCGCCAGCCTCGCCGGCGGGCGCGGCGGCGTCACCGGCGCGCTCCTGGGGGCGGTCAACCTCTTCCTCATCGGCTATGGACTCGCGACCTTCAATTTCGGCGCGAGCCAGGCCTTCGTGACCCAGCTCTTCTACGGGCTGATCCTGGTCCTGTCGCTGCTGCTGGCCCTCCTGGTGCCGATCATCGGGCGCCACATCTCCTTCATCTCGCCCTTCGCCGCCTTCGTGGTGCTTGGCTGCGTGGTCGTCGGCATCATGCTGCAGATCAGCACCGCGCCCCATGCGGCGGCGACCACGGCCGCGACCGCCGCAGCCGCGGTGCCGGCGGCGCCCTCCGGCGACCTGTTGACGCGCTATCTGCTGTTGCCGGCGGCAACACCGGGCGGCGGCGAAGGCGGCAGCAGCGGCCTGCCGGCCTTGAGCCCGCTGCAGCAGATCGCCTTCGGCGCGGTCGGGGTCCTGCTGCTCGTGACCTTCACCTTCCGCCTCGCGGTCGCCGAGGCCCGCTCGGCCCGCCTCGGCACCTTCCTCTATGTCTTCGTCTCGGTGCTGATCCTGCTGCTCTTCTTCGTCGTGGCGCAGGAAAGCCGGGCCGGGGAAGGCGGGCTGATCTCCCATCTCATCGGGAGGGCATCATGAGCGACCTGGCGACCCGCGACCGCGGGGCGTTGATGTTCGTGCCCCGGTCGCCCTTCCTCGTCTGGCTCAACCTCGCGATCACCCTCGTCGTCGCGGCCATCGGCTTCGGTCTCGGCTTCGCGCAAGGGGTCAGCGCCCAGACGGTCATCCTCTACACGGTGGCCTCGGTCGCGGTGCTCTTCTGGGTGCTGAACTACATCGCCGTGGTGTTCGAGGCCCGCCAGGAGCGCGTCGTCACGGCCAAGGAAGACGAGGCGGCGGAGCCGAGATCGGCGGCCGGCGCGCGCGGCCTGTGGCGGGGCAATCGCGTCCTGATCATCGTCATGGCGCTGATGCTGATCGCCTACCTGATCCTGGCGGCGTCGCTCCCCGGCTTCCGCACGGTCCCGAACCTGATCGCCTTCCTCCTGCTCGAAGGCATCATGATCTTCGCCTTCAAGGTGAGCCGGGTCTTCGTCCATGGCCGCAGCGCCTTCATCGGCCTGGTGGTGCTGGGCGCCCTGATTGTGATCAGCTCCTTCGCGATCCACGGCTTCCTCTCGGGCGCCAACATCAAGGCCGTGCTGCTGTTCGCGGCCTTCCTCGGCATCGCCTGCGTCGGCCAGACGCTGGTGGCGCTCCTCGGCGGGCTCGACCTGTCGATTCCCTTCGTGATCGGCGCCGCCAATATCGGCCTGCTCTATCTCATTGGCCTCGGCGTCCCCTCCTGGCTCGCGCTCGCCATCGTGCTCGTGATCGGCGCCGGCATCGGGTTCCTGAACGGGGTGCTGTCCTACCGGCTGCAGGGGCAGGCGCTGATCCTGACCTTGGGCATGGGCTTCTCGGTCGCGGGGCTGACCCAGATCCTGACCAGCATCGGCTCCACCTTCAGCGGCAACGTCTTCGGCACCGTGCCGCCCTGGCTCCAGAACCTCGCGGCGATGAACGGCGTCACCTTCGGGCTCCAGGTGCCGCCCACGATCTTCCTCTGGATCCTGCTCGCCATCATCGTGATCGTCGCGCTGCGCTACTCGGCCTATGGCCGCTACATCTACGCCCTCGGCGGCAACCGCCGCTCGGCCCGGCTGATGGGGATTTCCGAGTTCAAATACTGGACGCTGGCCTACCTCATCAGCGGCTGCTTCGCGTCTTTGACCGGCGCGCTCCTGCTGGGCTGGAGCGGCGGCGGCTTCATCGGCGTGGGCGATCCCTATCTCTTCACGACGCTGGCCGCGGTCGTGATCGGCGGCACCTCGCTCGTGGGCGGCTATGGCGGCTACGGCTTCACCATCATCGGCGTGCTCGTGCTCCAGGTGCTGAGCTCGTTCCTGATCGGCATCGGCCTGAAATACGAGTGGCAGCAATTCATCTTCGGCCTGCTGATCCTGCCGATGGTCGCCCTTTATGGCCGGGCGCCCCACATTCGCTCGCAAATCTGAAGGACAGTCCATGTTCGGAAGCGCTTTCCCCTCCAGCGACATCGTCAGCACGTCCTACGGCGTGGCGATGCTGGCCACGCTCACGACCGGTCTCCTGGCGCTGGTCGGGCTGAGCTGGGTCTCGGACCGCTGGCGGGCGACGGTGGCGCTCTCGGGCGTGGCGCTGCTGGCCTCGGGCTTCCATTATTTCGAGGCCTCGCAGACCTGGATCGCGACGCAGCAGATGACGGCGGCCCCCCGCTATATCGGCTGGTTCGTGGTGCAGCCGCTGCAGGTCGCCGCGGTCTATTTCTTCGCCCGGATCGCCGGCCAGATCCCGGTCGGCATCTTCTGGCGCACGACGGCAGCCGCCATCCTGATGGTGCTGAGCCGCTATCTCGGCGATGCGCGGATCTTCGATCCGACGCTGGGCGTGCTGCTGTCGATGGCGTTCTGGCTCTACATCCTGGGCGAGATGTATTTCGGCTGGATGAGCGACGCGCTGCGCAAGTCGTCGCGGCCGATCCGCCTCGGCTATTTCTGGATCCGCCTCATCATGACGATCGGCTGGGCGATCTACCCGATCCTGCATTTCGTCGACGTCGTCATCGGCGCCGGGCACAGCCGCGGCGTCATCGTGCTCTACACGCTCGCAGACTTCGTGAATCTCGTAACCGTCTCCATGATCGTCCTCGCCGTCGCCGGCAAGGAACGCTTCTGAGGCAGAACCACTCTCTGCCGCTGAAGCGCGGCATCATGGGACAGGGGAGGACAGGACAATGACCGGCACGGACGCAATCGCCATCGTCATTCTGGCAACGGTACTCATCGCGATCGGTGTCTATCTGCTGCACTGGCTCTATAGGCACTCCTCGAAGGACCGCTCCTTCGTCCGGACCGGCCTCGGCGGCGAGCGGGTGGTGATGGGAGGCGGCGCCTTCGTCATCCCGATCGTGCACAACATCACGCGCGTCAACATGAACGCGCTGCCGTTGGAGATCCGGCGCGTCGGCGAGCAGTCGCTCATCACCAAGAACAAGATGCGCGTCGACGTGATCGCCGAGTTCTCCGTCCGGGTCATGCCGAGCCGGGAGGCGGTCTCGATCGCGGCCCGGACGCTGGGCGACCGCACCATGAACGCGCTCGAGCTCAAGGAGATCGTGCAGAGCCGTTTCATGGACGCGCTCTCGGCCGTGGCGGCGGGCATGACCATGGAGGAGATCCACGGCAACCGCATCCGCTTCATGGGCGAGGTGGGCACGGCCGTGGGCAAGACGCTGGCCGCGAACGGGCTCGAGCTCGAGAACGCGTCGCTGACGAGCTTCAACCAGTCGGACATCTCGGCCTTCAACCCGGCCAACGCCTTCGATGCCGAGGGCCTGACGCAGTTGACCGAGCAGATCGAGCAGCGGCGCAAGCTGCGCAACCAGATCGAGAACGACACCCGCATCTCGATCAAGCTCAAGGATTACGAGGCCGAGCAAAAGGCGCTCGAGATCGACCGCGACCTCGAATATGCGCGCATCGAGCAGGTGCGGGCGATCGAATCGCGCAAGGCCGAGCAGCAGGCCGCGATCGAGGAGGACCGCTCGAGCTCGGCGATCACGGTGCAGAACGCCAAGGTCCGTGCCGAGCAGGAGGCCGAGCGCGTCCGCATCGCCAAGGAGCGGCTGGTCGAGGCCGAGCGCATCGCCGCCGCCAACGAGATCAAGACGCTGGAGATCGAGCGCCAGCGCGACACCGACCTGACGGAGATCAATTCCCGCAAGGCGCTCGAGACCGAGCGGATCCTGCGCCAGCAGGAGATCGAGGCGGAGCGCATCGAGAACGAGCGCAAGGTGAAGGAGCTGGAGATCCGCTCGCGCCAGGACATCTCGCTCAAGGAGACCGCGGCCGGTGCCGAGGTCGACCGCGCCCGGCTCGAGAAGGAGAAGGAGGTCGAATCGAGCCGCATCGAGACCGCCAAGGCGATCGAGATCCGCGCCGTCGAGAAGGACAAGGAGGTCCGCATCAGCAACGAGCAGGCCGGGGCCGAGGAGGAGCGGGCGCGCATCCTCAGGCGCTACAGCGTCAATCTCGAGCGTCTGCGGAAGGACGAGGAGATCGACCATCTCGAGATCTCCAAGAACCAGAAGCTCAAGATCGCGGAGACCGCGGCCTATCGCAGCATCGAGGACGCCTCCATCACCGCCACCCGCGAGCTCGACGAGCTCCGGATCGCGGCGCGCAAGTTCATCGACCGCTTCGAGATCGAGCGGCAGAAGGAGGTCGAGATCGTCGACAAGGAGCGGCTCATCGAGGTCGTCAACAAGTCGATCGAGGAGGCCTATGCCCGGGCCAAGGCGGCCGAAGCCTGGAAGGAGCAGGCGGCGCTCGAGGAGCAGATCCACAGCGCCAAGGAGGAGGAGGTCGCGGGCCGCATGAAGCGCATCGAGCTCATCAACGCCTCGGCCAAGACCGAGCGCGAGGCGGAGCGCATGGTGGCGATGGCCAAGGCCGACAAGGAGGCCAAGGAGCTGCAGGCCCAGGCCGAGATCGCCGAGGCCAAGGCCGCCGAGGTGCGCTACGCCAAGGATGCGGCGGGCAACCGCCTGCTCAACGAGGCCGAGAACATGCGCTCGGAGGCGAGCCGCCGCAGCGCCATCTACGAGACCCTGGTGCGCAACCTGCAGCACATCATCCGCGAGACGGTCAAGCCGATGGAGCGGATCGATTCGATCAAGATCCTCCAGGTCGACGGCCTGCCCGGCCTCAACAGTCCCTCCGAAAGCGGCCAGGCGGGCGGCGCCGGCGGGAGCGGCGGTGGCAGCGGCAGCATGACCGATCGCGTCGTGAACTCGGCGATGAAGTATCGGACCCAGGTCGCCTTCGTCGACGGGCTGATGAAGGATCTGGGGCTGCCGATCGAGAATCTGGGCAGCGCCGGCGGCATGTCGTTCCGCAACTTCCCGGCGACGGACAAGGGCGGCAAGGACGGCGATGACTGATCCGGAGGCCGGCGGGAACGGACGGGATTGAGGGGCCATGAGCCCGTTGACGAAGACCCAGGCTTTGGATCGCCATGCGCTGGTCATGGCGATCTGGCTGGCCTTGGGATTGGTCGCGGTCATGCTGTT harbors:
- a CDS encoding alpha/beta fold hydrolase yields the protein MNTHDPIVGRYVYVQCEGKTYRTYYEEHGEGIPLVCLHTAGTDGRQYRHQLCDPDIAQNFRVIAFDLPWHGKSIPPSDFYLMEDEYKLTTRFYCEFIVAFCRALDLTKPVVMGQSMGGNVCLALALKYENEFSALIALEACDYSPGWWIDPLHHPHIHGGEVVATSVFGLMSPESPDEYRWETWWYYAQGGPGIFKGDLYFYSVDSDFRDQCQKISGKLPIFFLTGEYDFACTPEMTERTAEKVRNSECIIFGGGHFPTSEDPAKFKEVITPVLKKILGLDPERRGQGGARAGVTDLRSGGRSERPAGRRVIDL
- a CDS encoding ABC transporter permease; translated protein: MSERGSQNTYLLVPILLIAVLLSIAVIRGPSLVSLAGFGSAIIVAAPLVMATYALMAVAVAGRGTVDLAVGPLLAFINVSIVKLSDIGVVTSPLGVFLLALGIGVLYQVLFALVIIYVRVQPIIVALSGFLALSGINRVILPRPGGVAPDWMGSWGLGNTIFSPILLIVLLATGGWLLFQLTPFYRNLRMMGYDERAAYASGTRTNITRIGAHVISGIFVGLGAICYTALISSGDPTQGTTMTLTSVTALVLGGASLAGGRGGVTGALLGAVNLFLIGYGLATFNFGASQAFVTQLFYGLILVLSLLLALLVPIIGRHISFISPFAAFVVLGCVVVGIMLQISTAPHAAATTAATAAAAVPAAPSGDLLTRYLLLPAATPGGGEGGSSGLPALSPLQQIAFGAVGVLLLVTFTFRLAVAEARSARLGTFLYVFVSVLILLLFFVVAQESRAGEGGLISHLIGRAS
- a CDS encoding ABC transporter permease, with the protein product MSDLATRDRGALMFVPRSPFLVWLNLAITLVVAAIGFGLGFAQGVSAQTVILYTVASVAVLFWVLNYIAVVFEARQERVVTAKEDEAAEPRSAAGARGLWRGNRVLIIVMALMLIAYLILAASLPGFRTVPNLIAFLLLEGIMIFAFKVSRVFVHGRSAFIGLVVLGALIVISSFAIHGFLSGANIKAVLLFAAFLGIACVGQTLVALLGGLDLSIPFVIGAANIGLLYLIGLGVPSWLALAIVLVIGAGIGFLNGVLSYRLQGQALILTLGMGFSVAGLTQILTSIGSTFSGNVFGTVPPWLQNLAAMNGVTFGLQVPPTIFLWILLAIIVIVALRYSAYGRYIYALGGNRRSARLMGISEFKYWTLAYLISGCFASLTGALLLGWSGGGFIGVGDPYLFTTLAAVVIGGTSLVGGYGGYGFTIIGVLVLQVLSSFLIGIGLKYEWQQFIFGLLILPMVALYGRAPHIRSQI
- a CDS encoding bacteriorhodopsin — protein: MFGSAFPSSDIVSTSYGVAMLATLTTGLLALVGLSWVSDRWRATVALSGVALLASGFHYFEASQTWIATQQMTAAPRYIGWFVVQPLQVAAVYFFARIAGQIPVGIFWRTTAAAILMVLSRYLGDARIFDPTLGVLLSMAFWLYILGEMYFGWMSDALRKSSRPIRLGYFWIRLIMTIGWAIYPILHFVDVVIGAGHSRGVIVLYTLADFVNLVTVSMIVLAVAGKERF
- a CDS encoding flotillin family protein, with protein sequence MTGTDAIAIVILATVLIAIGVYLLHWLYRHSSKDRSFVRTGLGGERVVMGGGAFVIPIVHNITRVNMNALPLEIRRVGEQSLITKNKMRVDVIAEFSVRVMPSREAVSIAARTLGDRTMNALELKEIVQSRFMDALSAVAAGMTMEEIHGNRIRFMGEVGTAVGKTLAANGLELENASLTSFNQSDISAFNPANAFDAEGLTQLTEQIEQRRKLRNQIENDTRISIKLKDYEAEQKALEIDRDLEYARIEQVRAIESRKAEQQAAIEEDRSSSAITVQNAKVRAEQEAERVRIAKERLVEAERIAAANEIKTLEIERQRDTDLTEINSRKALETERILRQQEIEAERIENERKVKELEIRSRQDISLKETAAGAEVDRARLEKEKEVESSRIETAKAIEIRAVEKDKEVRISNEQAGAEEERARILRRYSVNLERLRKDEEIDHLEISKNQKLKIAETAAYRSIEDASITATRELDELRIAARKFIDRFEIERQKEVEIVDKERLIEVVNKSIEEAYARAKAAEAWKEQAALEEQIHSAKEEEVAGRMKRIELINASAKTEREAERMVAMAKADKEAKELQAQAEIAEAKAAEVRYAKDAAGNRLLNEAENMRSEASRRSAIYETLVRNLQHIIRETVKPMERIDSIKILQVDGLPGLNSPSESGQAGGAGGSGGGSGSMTDRVVNSAMKYRTQVAFVDGLMKDLGLPIENLGSAGGMSFRNFPATDKGGKDGDD